The segment CGTTTGTTTATCTTGCTCCTGGCATTATCAGAACAAGGCCAGCTGGCGGCATGGATGAAATTGAAGTCAAGCTGATCGTTCTTGCGGGATGCAGGTGCAATCTTGCTCCGGGAGCGCAGATCAAGGGCGGAGACGAAATATACAATCTGCTTGAATCCCTGAAATCAAGGCTTGACAGAAAGACCATCGCAACCGGCTGGCTGCCGCTTCGCAGGGAAATGGAATATCCGGTCGCAATGCCAGCATCAGGGAATATGGCGGTTTACATAGCGGTTTATTCCACATCAACAAAGAGGTGAGCATGATTGCAATCAGTAAATGGGGGCTGAATATTCTCATAGCTATTGACCAGCTCGGCAATGCAATGAGCGGAGGCGATCCTGACGAGACCATTTCAAGCAGGATCGGGAAGATAAAGAAAGCAAACGGCGGGAAGATTCCGTGGACGCATCCTGTATCAAAAATAATAGATGCCGGGCTTGAGAAGATAGATCCGGGGCATTCGATAAGGTGTATCGAGGCGGATGAAGGCGCGAATCAGGTATGATTATTAAACAATCAAAAATAAAGGGAGCATGAAATGGCCAGAGAATATTTTTCCTTTCAGGGCGAGGTGTGGTTGGGCAAAAGAGACGCGTCTGGGAATGTCACAGAGCTGAATTTCATGGGCAATGTCCCTGAATTCGAAATCAATCTGTCAGTGGATAAGACCGAGCATATAGAAGACTTCACAGGCGAACGCACCACGGACTCTGTTCTGGTTAAAGCCAAAAAAGCCGACATATCGCTGTCGTCCGAAGAGCTTCTTATGGAAAATCTGTCCTTGGGCCTTTATGGCGTCTCTTCGGATATCGCGGCAGGCACTGCCACGGACTGGGCATTTCCGATAACTGCCGCGGCAGGAGTAACCGGTCTTCTTCCACACCAGCTGATTTCTTCTCTGGTGCTAAAAGACAGCACTCCGTCGACACCCCAGACGCTTGAGGCCGGTGTCGATTACGAGGCAGACCTTACTTACGGCTCTGTAAAATTTTTGGATGTTACTGACCTTACTCAGCCAATCAAGGCGAGCTACTCCTACGACAAGGTGGCGAAGATGGCTATTTTCGGCACAAATGCCCCGGAGAGATGGATCAGGTTCAAGGGGATTAATACGCTTAACAGTAAAAAGGTTCTTGTGGATCTTTACAGGGTGTCTTTCGATCCGGGAAGCCTTTCGCTCATAGCTCGCGAGTACGGCAAGTTTCCGCTTAAGGGGCAGCTTCTGGGCGACACGACTAAGAAGAATGATCCGGCCCTCGGCATGTTCGGCAGATATGTCGAGCTTGGGTAGATAAATACCACAGAATTATTGTCTGATTACGAGCAAAGGATGCTCTGATCCTATCTACGATAAACATAAAGGAATGAAACAATGAGAGATTTTGCATCTGATAAAAATACGATCGAGATAACAGACGGACGCACAGGTGATGTTCATGAAATGCATTACCGCAATCCTACGGCCCAGGAAATGGCAGCTTTCCAGGCAGCCATGTTCGAGCGCAAGGGAAAGAAGGTGGTCAATAAGGTTTATTCAACAAGGATAAAATTCGGAGAGGCAATACTCGCCGGATTCAAGCCCGGCACATTCGGCATTAATGGCGTGGCTATAAGCGCGGTTGAGACTGATCCCGGATACAGGGCGGACTGGAAAAAGCTGCTTGTGGACAACTCTCCTGATGTTGTTGCAGCTGTTGCCCAGCAGGTTTTTGAAGGCACGGGCGCAAATAAGGGAACCGACGACATCGAGTTCGTGACTGAAGGTGATGATACCAGCCCTTTGTCGGCAGCATAGAAGATCTTGAGCATGAAATAACCCTCATGCTCGAAGGATGCGGCGAAAAGCGCAAAGAGAAAAAATGCAGGCCTGGGTTTGATTCAAGATGTGAGGAATGTCCACACAGACCGGCGACGCATGAATATGTTCTGCATCTCTTTAAGCTGCATCTTTTGGGACTGGGGGGATTTCCTTTCCGGGCCAATGATCTGAGTATGCAGATATGGGAAGACCTCGGCAGGTTGAGGCAGGCAATAAACGCGAAGATGAGAGTATTTTAAAACAGGGCTGAATTATGGCGGAAAA is part of the Desulforegula conservatrix Mb1Pa genome and harbors:
- a CDS encoding phage tail tube protein; this encodes MAREYFSFQGEVWLGKRDASGNVTELNFMGNVPEFEINLSVDKTEHIEDFTGERTTDSVLVKAKKADISLSSEELLMENLSLGLYGVSSDIAAGTATDWAFPITAAAGVTGLLPHQLISSLVLKDSTPSTPQTLEAGVDYEADLTYGSVKFLDVTDLTQPIKASYSYDKVAKMAIFGTNAPERWIRFKGINTLNSKKVLVDLYRVSFDPGSLSLIAREYGKFPLKGQLLGDTTKKNDPALGMFGRYVELG